In Pseudomonas sp. ADAK2, the genomic window CCCTTCTGCAGCGAATGTTGGCCGCTGTTGAGCACTTCAGGCGTGCTGCGGATGTGTTGCGTATGACGCTTGGGCGAACGGAATGACTGGAACAACTTCTTCAGCATGGGATGCACTGTTTGAAGGAATGTTCGGCCATAACGAAGAATGACCGCATGATGGGCCGGGATTCTAGCATTTAGTCGGGGGATGGTGTAGGACATAGCAGATATGAGCTGCAAGCCGCAAGCTACAAGGGAAACGAAGGGCAATCGGGGTATTTTTATCAAATCGCAGAAACTACAAGGGGAGCCGAAGCTCCCCAAGAAGTAGTTGCATGCTCTATTTTTATTATTGGTTTCGGGCTTTTTGTTTTTGTTAAGTGCCCTCGCCATGAAGTTTTTCCTTCATGACCCTCCCAATCGGGAGCCAAGAGCAAACGGATTGCTTTGGTCGCTGTGTTGCAGTGATCTTGCGATCCAACCAGTTCAGGCTCTGTCTTAGGACAGTTTTTGTTGTTCTCGGCCTGGTCGTGGGGCAAGCCCCAAATACAACGCCTCTCCAAAAGAATCAGTTAGCTGCGCCTCTCGCCGTCTTGTTTTTATTGTGCGTGAGTCGATTCGTCTTATTTTTATTGTCTTGTGCATTGCTTGTTATTGTTCTTGTACTAAACATATAGCAGGGTGCGTGCCAACTTTTGCGAAGCCCAGCAAAACAAGGGGTTAAGCCGCGTAACGAGGTTTTTCAAGGCACAAAAAAACCGGGGCTTCGTTACCGTAAGCCCCGGCTTCTGTTACGTGAAAAGACTGAGGTAACAGTTTTTTCACAAAATCACGTGTTACCCGCACACCGGACAGGTGACGTTCAGCTCTCGCTGGCCACCCCGGTCTTGCGCCGTGGAATGCCCAGGCGTTGGCGGCGTTCCCACAGGCATTTGCGGCTGACCCCGAGTTTGCGGGCCAGTTCGGTTTCGGTCATGTGGTCCTGATGCTCGAGGACGAAGTGCTGGAAGTAGTCTTCCAGCGACAGGTCTTCGGTCGGCTCATGGCTGTTGTTACCGGCGGCGCTGCCCTGTTGTGGCGGCAGGCCGATGAAATCGTCATCGTCCAGATCGCTCAGTTCGATGTCGATCCCCAGCAGCTCGGCGGAAATTTCCGGGCTCTCGCACAGGATCACCGCGCGTTCGACCGCGTTTTCCAGCTCGCGCACGTTGCCCGGCCAGGTGTAGTGACGAATCGCCTGCTCGGCGTCCGGGGCAAACTTCAGATCGGTGCGGTTGACCCGCGCGCTCTGCCGCTTCAGGAAGGCCTCGGCGATTTCGTTGACGTCGGCACCGCGCTCGCGCAGAGCGGGCAGTTTTAGGGCAATCACGTGGAGACGGTAATAAAGGTCTTCACGGAACTGGCCGATTTTCGCCAGGCTCTTGAGGTCCCGGTGGGTCGCGGCGATCAGGCGTACATCGACTTTCTGCGATTGCACCGAACCGACACGACGAATTTCGCCTTCCTGCAACACACGCAGCAGGCGAGCCTGCGCTTCGAGTGGCAGTTCGCCGATTTCATCGAGGAACAGGGTGCCGCCGTCGGCTGCTTCTACCAAACCGGCTCGCCCGGCGCTGGCGCCAGTGAACGCGCCTTTTTCGTGGCCGAACAGTTCGGACTCGATCAGGCTTTCCGGAATGGCCGCGCAGTTCACCGAAATCATCGGTGCCTTGGCGCGTTTGGAGAGATTGTGCAGGGCGCGGGCCACCAGTTCTTTACCGGTACCGGACTCGCCCTGGATCAGGACATTGGAATCGGTGGGCGCGACTTTGCGGATCTTGCTGTACAGGTCCTGCATCGGCGGACAGGAACCGATGATGCCGATCTCGCCATTGCTGTTATCGACGCCCGGCTTTGCGGCGCCATTGGCGGCTTTGCCGACCACCGGTTCACCGGCGGCAGGCGCCGACTGGCGATCACGCAGGATGCGTGCGACAGCCTGGAGCATCTCATCGTGATCGAAAGGCTTGGCGATGTAATCCACCGCGCCCATCTTCATGGAATCGACGGCCGAACGCAGGCTGGCGTAGCTGGTCATGATCAGCACCGGAGTGCCCTGACCGAGTTTGATCAGTTCAGTGCCCGGGGCGCCAGGCA contains:
- a CDS encoding sigma-54-dependent transcriptional regulator, encoding MPHILIVEDETIIRSALRRLLERNQYQVSEAGSVQEAQERFSIPTFDLIVSDLRLPGAPGTELIKLGQGTPVLIMTSYASLRSAVDSMKMGAVDYIAKPFDHDEMLQAVARILRDRQSAPAAGEPVVGKAANGAAKPGVDNSNGEIGIIGSCPPMQDLYSKIRKVAPTDSNVLIQGESGTGKELVARALHNLSKRAKAPMISVNCAAIPESLIESELFGHEKGAFTGASAGRAGLVEAADGGTLFLDEIGELPLEAQARLLRVLQEGEIRRVGSVQSQKVDVRLIAATHRDLKSLAKIGQFREDLYYRLHVIALKLPALRERGADVNEIAEAFLKRQSARVNRTDLKFAPDAEQAIRHYTWPGNVRELENAVERAVILCESPEISAELLGIDIELSDLDDDDFIGLPPQQGSAAGNNSHEPTEDLSLEDYFQHFVLEHQDHMTETELARKLGVSRKCLWERRQRLGIPRRKTGVASES